In the genome of Zobellia nedashkovskayae, the window TTTACAAGACTTTGGATTTTCCTGAATTCGATTTTTCTGATGTACGCGGACAAGAAAGTATAAAGCGATGTATGGAAATTGGCGCGGCTGGTGGGCATAATATTATTTTAGTAGGTCCACCAGGAGCAGGTAAAACTATGCTAGCGAAAAGATTACCTTCTATTTTACCACCAATGACTTTGCATGAAGCATTAGAAACTACAAAAATTCATAGTGTAGTAGGGAAGATAAAGAATATGGGGCTAATGAGTCAGCGTCCTTTTAGAAATCCCCACCATACTATTAGTTCTGCTGCATTAGTTGGTGGTGGTAGTTATCCACAGCCGGGAGAAATATCACTATCCCACAATGGGGTTTTGTTTTTAGATGAGCTTCCAGAATTTGAACGTAGGGTACTTGAAGTAATGCGCCAACCTATGGAAGACCGGGAGGTGACCATTGCTAGAGCTCGCTTTACGGTTACGTATCCAAGTAGTTTTATGTTAGTGGCAAGTATGAACCCTAGTCCAGGAGGTTATTTTAATGATCCAGATGCACCGGTTACCTCCTCGCCAGCAGAAATGCAACGTTACCTGAGCAAAATATCGGGTCCTTTATTAGATCGAATAGATATTCATATTGAGGTGACGCCAGTTCCTTTTGAAAAATTGTCGGATGACCGTAAGGGAGAAAGTAGTGTGGAAATCAGAAAACGAGTAACGGCCGCAAGGGAGATTCAGACCAAGCGCTTTGCTGAATTCCCCAATGTACATTACAATGCTCAAATGAATACTAAGCAGATTAGAGAATTCTGTAGATTGGACGAACCTTCTAAAGAATTGCTTAAGAATGCCATGGAGCGTTTAAATCTGTCCGCGCGTGCCTATGACCGTATTTTAAAGGTTGGGCGTACGATTGCAGATTTAGAAGGAGTGGAGGGGGTAAATGGGACCCATGTAGCTGAGGCTATTCAATACCGTAGTTTGGATCGAGAAGGT includes:
- a CDS encoding YifB family Mg chelatase-like AAA ATPase encodes the protein MLTKVFGSAVFGVDATTITVEVNVDKGVGYHLVGLPDNAIKESNYRIAAALLNNGYKIPGKKITLNLAPADLRKEGSAYDLTLAIGILTASGQIKSDKIDKYIIMGELSLDGGLHPIKGALPIAIKAQEEGFEGFILPKENAKEAAIVSGLKVFGVENISEVIEFFDKGTPLEQTIINTREEFYKTLDFPEFDFSDVRGQESIKRCMEIGAAGGHNIILVGPPGAGKTMLAKRLPSILPPMTLHEALETTKIHSVVGKIKNMGLMSQRPFRNPHHTISSAALVGGGSYPQPGEISLSHNGVLFLDELPEFERRVLEVMRQPMEDREVTIARARFTVTYPSSFMLVASMNPSPGGYFNDPDAPVTSSPAEMQRYLSKISGPLLDRIDIHIEVTPVPFEKLSDDRKGESSVEIRKRVTAAREIQTKRFAEFPNVHYNAQMNTKQIREFCRLDEPSKELLKNAMERLNLSARAYDRILKVGRTIADLEGVEGVNGTHVAEAIQYRSLDREGWLG